The Pseudomonas alkylphenolica genomic sequence ACTGCTGACTACTGGGATGTGCTGTTCATGCTCAACGAGCATGCGCGTGATCGTCTGAAGGAAGAGGGTATCGACATTCCCTTCCCGCAGCGGGTGATCCGCGTAGTGCAGGAAGCTGCTGTGCAGTAAGTACCGGCCTGATCGCGGGGCAAGCCCGCTCCCACAGGTTCATCAGAGCACCCTGTGGGAGCGGGCTTGCCCCGCGATGCTTTCTCCCCCCCCATTACACTTGTTCACGTCTTCGCGCTACCTGCGCCCCGGTGTTTCTGGCATATAGGCTGGCTTACCTCTGTTTGCCCGGTCCTAACATGCTCACCCCCCTGATCAACATCACGCCATTGCGAGCCTTCTGCTTCGCCATGACCCTGGCGCTTTTCGAGCTGCTGACCTACCTCGCCAGCGATGTGGTGATGCCTGCCATGCCCGTAGTGGTCGCCGATCTCGATGCCAGTCCTGCGTACATTCCCCACGCCCTCAACTTGTACCTGCTTGGTGGTGTGCTGCTGCAATGGCTGATCGGTCCGCTGGCGGATCGCTATGGCCGCAGGCCACTGTTGCTGGTGGGCTGTGCGATTTTCTGTGTGACCTGCCTGGCGGCTTTCTGGGTTCAGGGCATCGAACTGTTCAACCTGCTGCGGCTGTTGCAGGGCATCGGCCTGGGCTTTGTGGTGACAGTCAGCTACCCGGCGTTGAACGAGGCCTTCAGCGAAGCCGACGCGGTGCGGATGATGGCGCTACTGGCCAATATCGCGCTGCTTTCGCCACTGCTCGGGCCGCTGGTTGGCACTTTGTTGCTGGAGTGGGTGTCGTGGCGTTGGCTGTTCGTGATCTTCGGCGCTTGCGCAGTGCTGTCGTGGCTGGCGCTGTACCGCTTCATGCCGGAGACGCTGGGCGTCGAGCGCCGTGATGGCTCGCGCCTGGCGTTCCAGCCGATCCACCTGAAATCATTGTTGGCCGGCTATGTGCAATTGCTCGGCAACCGCCAGTTTGTGGCGGGAAGCGCGGCCCTCGGCCTGGTCGGCCTGCCATTGATCGGCTGGATCGGGCTGTCGCCGGTGCTGCTTATTCACGATGAAGGCTTGAGTACCCTGGACTATGCCCTGTGGCAGTTGCCGGTGTTTGGTGGCCTGATCCTGGGCAACCTGATCATCAACCGCATTGCTGATCGTTACCCGCTCAAGAGCCTGGTGCGGCGAGCGCTCTGGCCTTTCCTGGCGGGGCTGCTGGGCATGATGCTGGCCACCTGGCTGGTGCCCGGCGTACCCAGCCTGGTGGCGGGGCTGTCGGTTTACGCCCTGGGCCTGGGCATTGCCAACGCCGTGCTGTACCGCATGACGCTGTTCTCCAGCGAGCAGAGCAAGGGCCTGGTTTCGGCCATGCTGGGGATGATTACCATTGCCCTGCTGGGGCTGGGCGGCGCTTTGCTGGCGATGCTCGGTGCCGGTGCCAGCCTGTTGAGTTTCGCCTTGGCGGCGGGAATGGCGGGCATCCTGGCGCTATGGCCGTTGAGGGTCGTTCTGGGGGCTTGCGCCGAGCAAGCCGAAGCGATGCCGGAATAACACCGGCACTCGCCTCAGAAAGGCTCAGGGGCGCTGCTGCTCGGCGATCGGATTGTCGTCCGGTATCTGTTTGCCCTTGCCGGCTTCCTGGTGCCAGTGCAGGGCAATCAGGATCAAGGTCGGCACGCCGAGCAGGGCAGTGATCAGGAAGAAGTCGTGATAGCCGAACTTCTCCACCATGACCCCGGAGTAGCCGCCGATCAGGCGCGGCAGGAGCAGCATGATCGAGCTCAGCAGCGCGTATTGGGTAGCGGAGAACTTTAGGTTGGTCAGGCTCGACAGGTAGGCGACGAATGCCGAGGTGGCCAGGCCCGAGCTGAAGTTGTCGAGGGAAATGGTCACCACCAGCATCTGCAGGTTCGGGCCCATGTCCGCCAGCATCAGGAACAGGATATTGGTGGCCGCCGAGGCTGCGCCGCCGATGAACAGGATCGGCAAAATGCCGAAGCGTACGATCAGCAAGCCGCCCATGCCGGCGCCGACCAGGGTCATGATCAGGCCGAAGATTTTGCTGACACTGGCGATCTGATCCTTGGTGAATCCCTGGTCGATATAGAACACGTTGGCCATCACGCCCATGACCGTGTCGGACATCCGGTAGGTGGCGATCAGCCCGAGCAGCAATAGAGCCTGCCAACGGTAGCGCAGGATGAAGTCGTTGACCGGCGTCAGCACCGGCGCCAGGCCGCGGCGGCCCATGGACGACAGGCATAGAGCGGTCAGGGTGATGTAGAGGATCGCGCGCAGGAAGGCGCGGTCTTCGAGCAGCAGATCGAGCAGGCTGGTGCCGTCGAACAGCACGCTGGCGAAATCGGTGTTGTACAACTGGGTGAAGGTCGCCGGTACCGACACCAGCAGAACGATCAGCACGAACACCGAGACCAGCTGATGGACCAGGCCATAACGGGCAGCCGACAACTGCGTGCGCAGCGGGACCGGCGGCTCGCGCATCATCAGGGTGGTGATCACCGCAGGCAGCATCAGCACGCCGAACAGTACGTAGGTGCCGGTCCAGGCGCTATGCAGATAACTGAAGCCGGTAGAGCCGAAACCCTCGGCAAAGAACAGCGCGCCAGCGGTGGCCAGCAGCGCGGCGACCCGATAACCGGCCATGTAACTGGCGGCAAGTGCGGCCTGGCGCTGATCGTCTGCGATTTCCAGGCGGTAGGCGTCGACGGCGATATCCTGGGTGGCCGAGGCAAAGGCGACCAGCACGGCCAGGGCAATCAGCCAGGACAGGTGTTTTTGCGGATCACAAAAGCCCATGCCGACAAGTCCTACTACCACCAGAACCTGCGACAGCACCAGCCAGGAGCGGCGTCGACCGAGCTTGCCGAGCAACGGCAGGCGCCATTGGTCGAGCAGTGGCGACCAGACCCATTTAAAGGCATAGGCCAGGCCGATCAGGCTGGCATAACCGATGGTCTCGCGGGCCACCCCGGCCTCACGCAACCACACCGACAGGGTCGAAAACACCAGCATGTAGGGCAAGCCGGTGGCAAAGCCAAGCAGCAACAGCACCAAGGTAGACGGGCTGGCATAGGCAGCGAGCGCAGCGCGCCAGGTTTTACGGGGCATGGGCCAACATCTGCCTCAAGTTTACGAAAACAAAGCGCGCACTCTAACCGCTGTGCTCCATCGGGCGCCAGCCATGGCGCAACATATCCACACGATTATTGTGCAGGGTGACACCTTCTGCGCGCAGGCGTGCACGCTGTTCGTCGCCTGAGGGCGTGCCCAGTGCCAGGCTCAAACGTCCACCGGCACCCAGGACCCGGTGCCAGGGCAATTGGGTGTCGGCCGGCAACTGACTGAGGGTACGTCCGACCCAGCGCGCTGCGCGTCCCAGCCCGGCCAGTTCGGCAAGCTGGCCGTAGCTGACGACCTTGCCCGCTGGCACTTGGCCAAGCACCAGATAGAGTGCCATTCGTCGGGCTTGCGCGTTTTCTGTCGGATCACCAGGCGTCGGCTTCATCGCAGCCTCGCAGGCGTTAGCGCTGAAACCGGGGCGTTTACCGGGCAAACAGGAATTGAACTCATTGGCATGGGGTGGGTCAGTCCTTGCTCTACGGGCGGGTATCTGGATAATGCCCGACTTTTTTGCAAACCAGAGTCCGTCCTTGCTTATGTTTTCTAGAGTCTTGTTGAGCCTTGTCGCCGTTTTTGCCTGTTCTACTGCCGTTGCTGATACGGTGTGGATGAAAAATGGTGACCGGCTCAGCGGCAAAATCACCGTTTTTGATGGTGGCAAGTTGTTGCTCAAGACTCAGTACGCTGGCTCGGTCGCGCTGGACTGGAAGCAGGTCAAGACGCTGGAAAGCGACCAGGAGTTGCTGGTCAAGCAGGACGCCTACACCGGCGAGAAAGCCAAATCGCTGAGTGCCGCTGAAGATGGCAAGGTCACCCTGGCCAATGGCGAGGCGCCCAAGACTGTCGAGCTGGCCAGTATCCAGCAGATCATGAAGCCCAAACCGGTGATCGAAGACCTGTCGTGGAAGGGCAATGTCGACCTGGCCATGGACTACAAGCGCGCCGAGTCCGACAGCGATGACTATGACATCGACTTCAAGACCACCGCCCGCCATGGCCGCTGGCGCCACCAGGCCGAAGGCGAATACAACCGCGAGAGCAAGGACGACGTCACCACCACCAACAACTGGAGCGCCGAATACGCGCTGGACCGCTTCCTCACCGAAAAATGGTTCTGGCAAGGGCGTCTTGAGTACAAGCGCGACCATATCGAAGACCTGGCCCGCCAGCGCACCGTGGGTACCGGCCCCGGTTACCAGTTCTGGGATGATGAGCTGGGCGCCTTCTCCCTGGGCTCCCTGGTCAACCGTACCGACTATGAATATGCCGATGGTGGCAAGGACAACTTCTATTCCCTGGCCATGAAGTGGGACTACAACCGCTACCTGATCGGCAAGCGGGTCGAGTTCTTCACCAACGGTGAAGTCGGTAAACCGCTGGACGGCGTGGCCAACTATGCCCTGGATGCCGAAGTCGGCCTGCGCTACAAGGTCACCGAATGGGCTTCGCTCAACCTCAAGGCCGAGAAGGATGTCATCAGTGGCACCCGCGATAGCGACCTGGACAAGACCCGTTACACCGCAGGCTTTGGCGTGACCTGGTAAGTCTGCTGGCAACCACCGGCGATAATGATTATTTTGACGGTTACCTTCATGGCCGCGCTTCACCTGCGGCCAGCCTTCAAAACGATCTCGCGTCGGGAGTCACACAGTGAGCGCTAAAGTCGCACAACAGGCCCGGGAGCTGCTGCTCAAGGAATACCGTGGAGTCCTGTCGACCCATTCCAAGTCGATGCCGGGCTTTCCCTTCGGTTCGGTGGTGCCGTACTGCCTGGATGCCGACGGCAACCCGCTGATCCTGATCAGCCGCATCGCCCAGCACACCCACAACCTGCAGAAAGATCCCAAGTGCTCGCTGCTGGTCGGTGAGCGTGACGCTGAAGATGTGCAGGCCGTTGGTCGCCTGACCGTACTGGCCCATGCCCACAAGCTTGAGGAACCGGCGCAGGTCGAAGCCGCTGCCGAGCGCTATTACCGCTATTTCCCCGATTCGAGCAATTATCACAAGGCGCATGATTTCGACTTCTGGGTGCTCAAGCCGGTACGTCACCGCTATATTGGCGGCTTTGGCGCGATCCATTGGGTCGACCACCTGAGCCTGGCCAATCCGTTTGCCGGCAAGGCCGAGCTGAGCATGATCGAGCACATGAACAGCGACCATGCCAATGCCATCGCGCATTACGTCCAGCTCAGCGGCCTGCCGCAGGGGACTGCGGCGCAGATGGTCGGCATCGACAGCGAGGGCATGCACCTGCGCATCGGCCAGGGAGTGTACTGGCTGCCGTTCGCCGTACCTTGCAATACGCCGATACAAGTGCGCGAAGCCCTGGTTTTTCTGGCTCGCGCCGATCAATGGCCAGCGCGTGAAAGCGTTCAGGGTTGAAATAGCGGTTGAGCGCATCCATTAAAGGTGTACTGCAAGGACATCTTGCGCAGAGGAACCATTGATGCGTGCTTTTCTATTGCTGTTTCTGATTTTCCCGGTGCTGGAGCTGTATGTGTTCTTCAAGGTCAGCACCGCGATCGGCTTCTTCCCGGCGCTGCTGCTGATCATTGCCGGCTCCGCCCTGGGTGTGCTGGTGGTGCGGGTGGCCGGTCTGGCCACCGCCCTGCGTGCCCGCGAGAGCCTGCAGCGTGGCGAACTGCCCGCGGAGGACATGTTCCAGGGCCTGATGCTGGCCCTCGGTGGCGGCCTGCTGCTGTTGCCAGGCTTTATCAGTGATGTGATCGGCCTGATCTGCCTGCTGCCGTTCACCCGCCGCCTGCTCGGGCGCAAGATGCGTGAGCGTGCCGAAGCCCAGGCCATGCGCCAGCGGGCGTTTGGCGATGACCCGTTCATGACCCGCCCGGGCAGCCCTGGCGGCCAGCCTCGGCAGCCGAACGTGATCGAGGGTGAGTACGAGCATCACGATCCCCGCGAACCACGCGACCCCCGCAATCTGTAACCCTGCAAGCGCTAGACTGAACGGCCCCCGACGGGGCCGTTCTGCATTGCGCGGGCGGATCGCTAAAAAATTTCATCAGCAAGCCTTGTAATTGATCTTGGCGACCTCATGTAGGGGTTACCGCAAGGTTTCCGGGGAAATGCCCCGGACATTACATGCGTGGTTCGCACCGCGAGCTACGAGCGGCTACGCCGCAAGCATCAACCCGCCGGTGTCGATACCGGCCGATGAAAACCACAATTAGGAGAGATCGACAATGAAGCTTCGTCCTCTGCATGACCGCGTCGTTATCCGTCGCAGCGAAGAAGAATCGAAAACCGCTGGCGGTATCGTTCTGCCAGGTTCGGCCGCTGAAAAACCTAACCGTGGCGAAGTCGTCGCTGTAGGTACCGGTCGCATCCTGGACAACGGTGAAGTGCGTGCGCTGGCCGTGAAAGTGGGTGACAAGGTGGTTTTCGGCCCTTACTCGGGCAGCAACACTGTGAAAGTTGACGGCGAAGACCTGCTGGTAATGGCTGAGAACGAGATTCTCGCTGTTATCGAAGGCTGATTCCGCTGGTTTCCCGTTACTCCAAAGTATTCAAGGATTAAACGATCATGGCTGCTAAAGACGTAAAATTCGGCGACTCCGCCCGCAAGAAAATGCTCGTTGGTGTCAACGTTCTGGCTGACGCTGTAAAAGCCACCCTGGGCCCGAAAGGCCGTAACGTTGTTCTGGCCAAGAGCTTCGGCGCTCCGACCATCACCAAAGACGGTGTGTCGGTTGCCAAAGAAATCGAACTCAAAGACGCCTTCGAAAACATGGGCGCCCAGCTGCTCAAAGACGTTGCCTCCAAGGCCAACGACGAAGCTGGCGACGGCACCACCACCGCCACCGTTCTGGCTCAGGCCATCGTCAGCGAAGGCCTGAAAGCCGTTGCTGCCGGCATGAACCCGATGGACCTCAAGCGTGGTATCGACAAAGCCACCATCGCCATCGTCAAAGAGCTGAAGTCCCTGTCCAAGCCATGCGCCGACTCCAAGGCCATCGCTCAGGTAGGCACCATCTCCGCCAACTCCGACAACTCCATCGGTGACATCATCGCCGAAGCCATGGAAAAAGTTGGTAAAGAAGGCGTGATCACCGTTGAAGAAGGCTCGGGCCTGGAAAACGAACTGTCGGTCGTAGAAGGCATGCAGTTCGACCGTGGCTACCTGTCGCCTTACTTCGTCAACAAGCCAGACACCATGGTTGCCGAGCTGGATGGCCCGCTGCTGCTGCTGGTTGACAAGAAGATCTCCAACATCCGCGAACTGCTGCCAGTTCTGGAAGCCGTTGCCAAGGCCGGCCGTCCGCTGCTGATCGTCGCTGAAGACGTTGAAGGCGAAGCGCTGGCTACCCTGGTGGTCAACAACATGCGCGGCATCGTCAAGGTTGCTGCGGTCAAGGCACCTGGCTTCGGCGACCGCCGCAAGGCCATGCTGCAGGACATCGCCGTCCTGACCGGCGGTACCGTGATCTCCGAAGAAATCGGCCTGAGCCTGGAGTCCGCTACCCTGGAGCACCTGGGTAACGCCAAGCGCGTGACCCTGTCCAAGGAAAACACCATCATCGTCGACGGCGCTGGTGTACAAGGTGACATCGAAGCGCGTATCGCCCAGATCCGCACTCAGGTTGCCGAGACTTCCTCGGACTACGACCGTGAAAAACTGCAAGAGCGTCTGGCCAAGCTGGCTGGCGGTGTTGCCGTGATCAAGGTCGGTGCTGGCACCGAAGTCGAAATGAAAGAGAAGAAAGCCCGCGTTGAAGACGCCCTGCACGCTACCCGTGCAGCCGTTGAAGAAGGCGTGGTGCCTGGCGGTGGTGTTGCGCTGGTTCGCTCGCTGCAGGCCATCTCCGAGCTCAAAGGCGACAACGAAGACCAGAACGTCGGTATCCAGCTGCTGCGTCGCGCTGTTGAAGCTCCGCTGCGCCAGATCGTTGCCAACGCCGGCGACGAGCCAAGCGTAGTGGTCGACAAGGTCAAGCAAGGTTCGGGCAACTTCGGTTACAACGCTGCTACCGGTGAGTACGGCGACATGATCGAAATGGGCATCCTGGACCCAGCCAAGGTCACCCGTTCGGCACTGCAAGCTGCTGCTTCGATCGGTGGTCTGATGATCACTACCGAAGCCATGGTTGCTGATGCTCCGCAAGAAGGTGCTGCCGGTGGCATGCCTGATATGGGCGGCATGGGTGGTATGGGCGGCATGGGCGGCATGATGTAAGCCAGCCTTACCGCTTAAGAAAAAGCCCCGCTAAATGCGGGGCTTTTTTGTGCCTGTTGTCCGGAGCATCCCCGGTGCTGCGGCGGTGCAGTTTACACCGCGATTACGGGCTTTCAGTCAATAGCGCATCGCGGGGCAAGCCCGCTCCCACCACCACAGGTTTGCGATACAGCACCCAGTAATAGCAGCCCAGACTGATCAACCAGCAGAACACCGCGGTCCACACGTTGTGTGAGAAAAAGTGTGCGCCTTGCAGCATGCGTCCTATCGAAAACACAGTGCCCAGAGCAAACGCGAACAGCAGGGTGGCACGGGCCAGGCGTGGGCGGCGGTCACGCAGGGCGAAGAACAGCGCAAACAGGGTGAAACCGGTGGCTGCATGGCCGCCAGGCCAGCAACGACCCGGTTTGTCGGTGGCCGGGCGAGGGCTGAGCAGTTCGCTGTAGGTTTCCTTGCCGCCGAACTCCTTCAGGCTCCAGGGGCACTGCACGGCGGTAACCGCTTTGACCGGGGTGACGAAACTGGTCGACAGGCCCATGGCCAGGACCAGATAGCCCAGCTCCCGACGCCAGCCTTTGAGGCGCTGCCAGAAGAAACTGCCGATGAAGGCCACAATGGCTCCTACGCTGAGGGCGATCACCACTTGTTTGGCGCGGTCATGCAGGATGTCTTCGAGGAAGTAGCTATGCCGACCGATGAACTGGCCGGCAACCGGGTCGAATGCCAGCTTGGCCAGGTCCATGTCCAGTGAGGTCAGTTCCAGCAGGATGAGTGTCAGTGCGGCGGCTGCGGGGATGCCGAGGGCAATCCACAGGTTGAGCGGGCGAGAAGGGGCAGGTAGCGGCATGGCAGGTCCAGGCAGGTCGAAGGGACAGTCCCAACCGGCAATTATCGGGTGGCCGCTATAACCTGTCCGTGAAGACTGAGTGAAAAAAACGTTAGCCTGCAATAAAGTCGCGCCGACCTAGCCGCGCGTGACCGATGGCCGTAAGCTGCGCCTGCCAAGCAGGCAAATGCCCCGGACGGGAGAACCCCATGCGTATTCTACTGGTTGAAGACAACCGCGATATCCTCGCCAATCTGGCCGACTATCTGGGCCTTAAAGGCTACACGGTCGATTGTGCCCAGGACGGACTGTCGGGTTTGCACCTGGCCGCCACTGAACACTATGACTTGATCGTGCTCGACATCATGCTGCCGGGGATCGATGGCTACACCCTGTGCAAGCGTCTGCGTGAAGACGCCCGGCGAGACACCCCGGTGATCATGCTTACCGCCCGCGATCAGCTCGATGACCGCCTGCAAGGCTTTCGCTCGGGCGCCGATGACTACCTGCTCAAGCCATTTGCCCTGTCGGAGCTGGCTGCGCGTATCGAAGCGGTACTGCGCCGGGCTCAGGGTGGTGGACGGCGCACCTTGCAGGTCAGCGACCTGGTGTATGACCTCGATACCCTGGAAGTCACCCGCGACGGCAAACTGCTCAAACTCAACCCTGTGGGGTTGAAACTGCTGGCGGTGCTGATGCAGAAGAGCCCCCATGTACTGCGTCGTGAAGTGCTGGAAGAGGCGCTCTGGGGGGATGACTGCCCGGACAGTGACAGCCTGCGCAGCCACGTCCATCAGTTGCGCCAGGTGATCGACAAGCCGTTCGAAAAGGCCCTGCTACATACCGTCCACGGTGTCGGCTACCGCCTTGCCGAGGGCCGTGATGGAGTTTAAGCAAAGCCTTGCCCAGCGGATCATCATCGCCTTTGCCTTGATGAGTGCGCTGGTGGCCGGCGCCTTCGCCTTTGGCATCGTGGCCACCGTGCATCTGGTTGAAGAGCGCTTGATCTCGGCTGTACTGGGAGGAGACCTGCAGCGCCTGCTGCGCATGGACAGCGTCAATGACTGGAGCCACCGTCCGCGACCGGACCAGCTGTTTTACTACAGCGGCGGACGTGACGAATTCGAACTGCCCAAGGACCTGCGTCACCTTAATCCGGGTTTTCACGAAGTATTCCGCGAGCAACTGTCCTATCACGCCATGGTCGAAGTGGTGGACGGGCGGCGCTATGTGCTGTTGCAAGATCAGAGTGATTTCGAAGAACGTGAGCGGGTGCTGTTTGCCATTGTCGTGGTGGGCTTTGTGCTCAGTCTGGCTTTGGCCGTGTTCCTCGGCTGGGTGCTGGCGCGACGGGTGATGGCGCCGGTGATCCGCTTGGCGCAACAGGTGCGCCATCGTGACCAGTTGCTGGGGCTGGCGCCGCCACTGGCACCGGATTACGCCGCCGACGAAGTGGGTCAGCTGGCCATGGCCTTTGACGATACCCTGGGGCGTTTGCGCGATGCCTTGACGCGTGAGCGCCTGTTCACCAGCGATGTCAGCCACGAGCTGCGAACGCCCTTGATGGTACTGGCGAGCTCCTGCGAGTTGTTGCTGGTCAACCCGAATATCGATCCGCGTACACGTTCGCAGGTCGAGCGGATCGCCAGGGCCACGGAAGAGATGCAGGAACTGGTGAAAACCTTCCTGATGCTGGCCAGGGCCCAGCGCGATGAAGGCGCGGTGGCCTCGCAGGCGAGCCTCAAGGAGGTGGCCGATGATCTGGTCGGTGTCTGGCGCGACACCATCGAGCAGAAAGGTCTGACGCTGCTTTATGACGCCAAGGGGGGATTGCCGACGTTGTACAACGCCACCTTCCTGCAGGCGGTAATGGGCAATCTGCTGCGCAATGCCGCGCATTACACGGACTATGGCTTTATCCGCCTGACCCTGGAGCCTGCAGGTTTTACGGTCGAGGACAGTGGCGTGGGTATTCCCGAGGAGCAGCGTGAAGCCATGTTCCGGCCGTTTGTTCGCGGCGATGAGCGGCGCGGGGAAGGTCTTGGTCTGGGGCTTTCGCTGGTACAACGGATTTGCGATGACCAGAACTGGACCGTCAGCTTGACCGCGATGGTGCCCCACGGCTGCCGCTTTCGTGTCGACTTGACCCGTGCTCCGGGCCGTCCGATCGAGTAATTGTGAAATGTTCTGTAACTTTTAACAGGGCGACTAACGAAATTTTCACATGCGCATGACCTGACGCCAACGATTGCCTGCTTAAGGTGGGCAGATTGGAGTCAGGAGATGCACCATGCGTAGCCCCATCAAACTCGAGTTTTCCGAGAAGTACGACCAGCAACATGCCCAGGAGTACTTTCTCAAGCATCAAGACGGCCTGGCTCGGCGCTTGTCTCATCAACGTGATGAACAACTGGCCCGCCGTGCCCTGGCGCTGGCCGGTGAGCCTGGTCTGGTGCTCGACTTGCCGTGTGGTGCCGGCCGCTTCTGGCCGATGCTGGCGGAGAAGCCCAATCGAGTGATCATTGGTGCGGACAACTCCGAGGCCATGCTGGAGACTGCCACCAAGTCGCAACCTGCGCATATCGTCGAGCGGGTACGCACCTTGCAGACCTCAGCCTTCGCTATCGACTTGCCGGATAACTCGGTCGATAGCATTTTCTGTATGCGACTGATGCACCACATTGGTGAGGCCGCCCACCGCAAAGAAATTCTCTCTGAATTTCAACGTGTTACCCGTGACAGTGTGATTCTGTCATTGTGGGTAGACGGCAACTTCAAAGCCTGGCGCCGGAAAAAGCTGGAACAACGTCGTTACGCTGAGACCGGAAAGGGCAGTTACCAAAACCGCTTTGTGTTACCGGTTGCTACGGTTGAAGAAGAATTTCAGGCTGCCGGTTTCCGCATTCAGGAACGATTGGACTTTTTACCGTTCTATGCCATGTGGCGAGTATACGTATTGCGTAAGGGGTAGCAGGGCATGGCGGTAGAGCGCTCAGGGACAACGACGGGGAACAACCGGTTCGATCACTTCTGGCAACAGCAGGGCGAGTGGGTCGAGGCTCCCAACCAGCGCCGGGGTGGGGAAAGTGGGGTACAGCGGCTGAGTGGTGAAAATGGTCAGGTGCTGTATTCCAAACGTCAGATTGGCCATATCTACCGCAGTTTGATGCACCCGTTCGGCCGCCCGACGGTGTTGCGTGAATATGATGCGCTCAACAGCTTTGAGCAATTGGGTGTGCGGGTGCCGCACATCGTTTATTGCGGGGTCGAGCGTGATGCCGACCATCAGTGGCGCGCCCTGCTGGTCAGCGAGGCCCTGGACGGCTTTGAGGATTGCGACAACTGGTACGCCAACGGTGCGCGCGAGCGTTACAGCCAGACCCTGCATGAGCGCATGCTGCAGGACCTGGCCGAGAACCTGGCGCGTATGCACCGTGGCCATTGGCAGCATGGCTGCCTGTACGGCAAGCATGTGTTCATCAAGGTGGTCGGTGAAGGCGACGAAGCGCGAGCCGAAGTAGCGCTGCTGGACCTGGAAAAGTGCCGCCGCCGCATCAGTTGCCAACGCGCTGCAGCCAATGACCTGAAGCAATTGCGCCGCCATTCGTCATTCAATGACGCAGAGTGGCAAAAGCTGCTCTATTTTTATCAGATGGCGTTTGGCAGCGCTGTCAAAGGTTTAGAGCAATGAAACTAGAAATCGCTCGAGGTTTGTTTCTTGTGGCTGCCCTGGCGGCGGCTACTGCTGCTGTGGCGGCTTGGGAGGAACCCGGGCCAGAGGTGTTGAGCCATGCCGCCAACGCGGCGCAGTGCCCGCTGCCACGGTTGATCAAACCGCAGGTGGAGGCCAAGCCGGACCATGACCTGCTGTTACTGCTGTTCGGTCTCAGTCAGGGTGGGCGTGCGCCGGGTTAATGCATAGCCGGTGGGGGCGGCGGTGCGACGACTCGACTTGCCCCGCGATTGCAGGTTGACAGTCACATCGCATCGCGGGGCAAGCCCGCTCCCACCGGCTCAGGCGCATCTTTTCGTGCCAGCAGGGTATAGACACACGGCAGGACGAACAGGGTGAACAGAGTGCCCACGGACATGCCGGTGGCAATCACCGTACCGATGTCAAAGCGACTCACCGCCCCGGCGCCGCTGGCCAGAATCAGCGGTACCATGCCGAACACCATCGCCGCGGTGGTCATCAACACCGGCCGCAGGCGGATCGCTGCGGCTTCCTCCACCGCCTCGCGGGCGCTCAAGCC encodes the following:
- the groL gene encoding chaperonin GroEL (60 kDa chaperone family; promotes refolding of misfolded polypeptides especially under stressful conditions; forms two stacked rings of heptamers to form a barrel-shaped 14mer; ends can be capped by GroES; misfolded proteins enter the barrel where they are refolded when GroES binds) — translated: MAAKDVKFGDSARKKMLVGVNVLADAVKATLGPKGRNVVLAKSFGAPTITKDGVSVAKEIELKDAFENMGAQLLKDVASKANDEAGDGTTTATVLAQAIVSEGLKAVAAGMNPMDLKRGIDKATIAIVKELKSLSKPCADSKAIAQVGTISANSDNSIGDIIAEAMEKVGKEGVITVEEGSGLENELSVVEGMQFDRGYLSPYFVNKPDTMVAELDGPLLLLVDKKISNIRELLPVLEAVAKAGRPLLIVAEDVEGEALATLVVNNMRGIVKVAAVKAPGFGDRRKAMLQDIAVLTGGTVISEEIGLSLESATLEHLGNAKRVTLSKENTIIVDGAGVQGDIEARIAQIRTQVAETSSDYDREKLQERLAKLAGGVAVIKVGAGTEVEMKEKKARVEDALHATRAAVEEGVVPGGGVALVRSLQAISELKGDNEDQNVGIQLLRRAVEAPLRQIVANAGDEPSVVVDKVKQGSGNFGYNAATGEYGDMIEMGILDPAKVTRSALQAAASIGGLMITTEAMVADAPQEGAAGGMPDMGGMGGMGGMGGMM
- a CDS encoding phosphatase PAP2 family protein; the protein is MPLPAPSRPLNLWIALGIPAAAALTLILLELTSLDMDLAKLAFDPVAGQFIGRHSYFLEDILHDRAKQVVIALSVGAIVAFIGSFFWQRLKGWRRELGYLVLAMGLSTSFVTPVKAVTAVQCPWSLKEFGGKETYSELLSPRPATDKPGRCWPGGHAATGFTLFALFFALRDRRPRLARATLLFAFALGTVFSIGRMLQGAHFFSHNVWTAVFCWLISLGCYYWVLYRKPVVVGAGLPRDALLTESP
- the colR gene encoding two-component system response regulator ColR gives rise to the protein MRILLVEDNRDILANLADYLGLKGYTVDCAQDGLSGLHLAATEHYDLIVLDIMLPGIDGYTLCKRLREDARRDTPVIMLTARDQLDDRLQGFRSGADDYLLKPFALSELAARIEAVLRRAQGGGRRTLQVSDLVYDLDTLEVTRDGKLLKLNPVGLKLLAVLMQKSPHVLRREVLEEALWGDDCPDSDSLRSHVHQLRQVIDKPFEKALLHTVHGVGYRLAEGRDGV
- a CDS encoding sensor histidine kinase, with amino-acid sequence MEFKQSLAQRIIIAFALMSALVAGAFAFGIVATVHLVEERLISAVLGGDLQRLLRMDSVNDWSHRPRPDQLFYYSGGRDEFELPKDLRHLNPGFHEVFREQLSYHAMVEVVDGRRYVLLQDQSDFEERERVLFAIVVVGFVLSLALAVFLGWVLARRVMAPVIRLAQQVRHRDQLLGLAPPLAPDYAADEVGQLAMAFDDTLGRLRDALTRERLFTSDVSHELRTPLMVLASSCELLLVNPNIDPRTRSQVERIARATEEMQELVKTFLMLARAQRDEGAVASQASLKEVADDLVGVWRDTIEQKGLTLLYDAKGGLPTLYNATFLQAVMGNLLRNAAHYTDYGFIRLTLEPAGFTVEDSGVGIPEEQREAMFRPFVRGDERRGEGLGLGLSLVQRICDDQNWTVSLTAMVPHGCRFRVDLTRAPGRPIE
- a CDS encoding class I SAM-dependent methyltransferase, with the protein product MRSPIKLEFSEKYDQQHAQEYFLKHQDGLARRLSHQRDEQLARRALALAGEPGLVLDLPCGAGRFWPMLAEKPNRVIIGADNSEAMLETATKSQPAHIVERVRTLQTSAFAIDLPDNSVDSIFCMRLMHHIGEAAHRKEILSEFQRVTRDSVILSLWVDGNFKAWRRKKLEQRRYAETGKGSYQNRFVLPVATVEEEFQAAGFRIQERLDFLPFYAMWRVYVLRKG
- a CDS encoding lipopolysaccharide kinase InaA family protein, yielding MAVERSGTTTGNNRFDHFWQQQGEWVEAPNQRRGGESGVQRLSGENGQVLYSKRQIGHIYRSLMHPFGRPTVLREYDALNSFEQLGVRVPHIVYCGVERDADHQWRALLVSEALDGFEDCDNWYANGARERYSQTLHERMLQDLAENLARMHRGHWQHGCLYGKHVFIKVVGEGDEARAEVALLDLEKCRRRISCQRAAANDLKQLRRHSSFNDAEWQKLLYFYQMAFGSAVKGLEQ